The following coding sequences lie in one Spodoptera frugiperda isolate SF20-4 chromosome 24, AGI-APGP_CSIRO_Sfru_2.0, whole genome shotgun sequence genomic window:
- the LOC118278901 gene encoding histone H2A — MSGRGKGGKVKGKAKSRSNRAGLQFPVGRIHRLLRNGNYAERVGAGAPVYLAAVMEYLAAEVLELAGNAARDNKKTRIIPRHLQLAIRNDEELNKLLSGVTIAQGGVLPNIQAVLLPKKTEKKA; from the coding sequence ATGTCTGGTCGCGGTAAAGGTGGCAAAGTTAAGGGAAAGGCAAAGTCCCGCTCCAACCGTGCCGGGCTCCAGTTCCCCGTCGGACGTATCCACAGGCTGCTCCGCAACGGCAACTACGCCGAGCGCGTCGGTGCCGGTGCACCCGTGTACCTGGCCGCCGTGATGGAGTACCTCGCCGCTGAGGTCCTCGAGTTGGCCGGTAACGCCGCGAGGGACAACAAGAAGACCAGGATCATTCCTCGTCATCTCCAATTGGCCATCCGCAACGACGAGGAGTTGAACAAGCTGCTCTCCGGCGTGACAATCGCTCAGGGTGGTGTACTGCCTAACATCCAGGCCGTACTCTTGCCCAAGAAGACCGAGAAGAAGGCTTAA
- the LOC118278896 gene encoding late histone H1-like, with protein MADTAVATEAPAPATPAKKQTGRQAGAAKKPKAKPTHPKTSEMVNNAIKEMKERSGSSLQAIKKYIAAQYKVDAEKLAPFIRKYLKSAVESGTLIQTKGKGASGSFKLESKSAAAKKPAGAAGKAAAGKSGASASAASKAGAAGKKATASAAGAKSKKAAAAAASASAASGSPAKSAKSSAAKDKKAAAAKKKPAPKKAAAPAKAKGAAAPKAKKTAKPPTKKPKAPKPKKAAAATPKSKPAAKKAAAAKK; from the coding sequence ATGGCAGACACAGCAGTCGCAACCGAAGCTCCGGCACCAGCCACCCCGGCGAAGAAGCAGACCGGCAGACAGGCGGGAGCCGCGAAGAAACCGAAGGCGAAGCCCACCCATCCCAAGACCTCCGAGATGGTGAACAACGCGATCAAGGAGATGAAGGAACGCAGCGGCTCCTCCCTGCAGGCCATCAAGAAGTACATCGCCGCCCAGTACAAGGTCGACGCCGAGAAACTGGCTCCGTTCATCAGAAAGTACCTGAAGAGCGCCGTCGAATCCGGCACTCTGATCCAGACCAAGGGCAAGGGCGCTTCGGGATCTTTCAAGCTCGAGTCGAAATCGGCCGCGGCGAAGAAGCCCGCCGGTGCCGCGGGTAAGGCCGCCGCCGGCAAGTCCGGCGCGTCCGCGTCCGCCGCATCGAAGGCCGGCGCCGCCGGCAAGAAGGCGACCGCCTCAGCGGCCGGCGCCAAGAGCAAGAAGGCAGCAGCCGCGGCCGCGTCTGCGTCGGCGGCTTCCGGTTCACCCGCGAAGTCCGCTAAATCGTCGGCAGCCAAGGACAAGAAGGCCGCCGCCGCTAAGAAGAAGCCCGCGCCCAAGAAGGCCGCCGCTCCCGCTAAAGCGAAGGGAGCCGCCGCACCGAAAGCTAAGAAGACAGCCAAGCCCCCGACCAAGAAACCTAAGGCGCCCAAACCCAAGAAGGCAGCCGCCGCTACGCCCAAATCGAAGCCGGCAGCGAAGAAAGCAGCCGCCGCCAAGAAGTAA
- the LOC126912260 gene encoding histone H2B has product MPPKTSGKAAKKSGKAQKNISKTDKKKKKHKRKESYAIYIYKVLKQVHPDTGISSKAMSIMNSFVNDIFERIAAEASRLAHYNKRSTITSREVQTSVRLLLPGELAKHAVSEGTKAVTKYTSSK; this is encoded by the coding sequence ATGCCGCCCAAGACCAGTGGTAAGGCCGCCAAGAAATCTGGCAAGGCCCAGAAGAACATCTCTAAGACCgacaagaagaagaagaagcatAAGAGGAAGGAGAGCTACGCCATCTACATCTACAAGGTGTTGAAGCAGGTCCACCCCGACACCGGTATCTCCAGCAAGGCCATGTCGATCATGAACTCGTTCGTGAACGACATCTTCGAACGCATCGCCGCCGAagcctctcgtctcgcccactACAACAAGAGATCGACCATCACCTCCAGGGAGGTCCAGACCTCGGTCAGGCTCCTGCTGCCCGGTGAGCTCGCCAAGCACGCCGTCAGTGAAGGCACCAAGGCCGTCACCAAATACACCAGCTCCAAGTGA